The following proteins come from a genomic window of Blattabacterium cuenoti:
- a CDS encoding citrate synthase yields the protein MCSVVNFNINGYHYKLPVIYGTFCEKAINISQLRESTGFITFDPGFKNTGITKSSISFIDGEKGELFYRGYPIEQIINKCSFIETSYLILNGELPNTAQLKYFSEKIKKFNSIHKEIKKILDNIPNSYHPMGILSSLTYILDAFINCLREEDLYLHLLAKLPILAALTYRKKIGLPTTYADPHLDYTSNLLKMFFSIPNQSYELNPIISDALNKILILHADHEQNCSTTTVRLLGSAHAGLFSSISAGMSALWGKLHGGANQAVIEMLEAILKSGGNIKKWIEKAKNKKDPFRLMGFGHRIYKNFDPRAKIAKKVAENVIQQLGISDPILELAKDVERKALQDSYFLEKKLYPNIDFYSGIIYQAIGIPKEMFTVMFALGRLPGWMAHWKEMKLNKDPIGRPRQIYVGYKKRNIKKN from the coding sequence ATGTGCAGTGTCGTGAATTTTAATATCAATGGATATCATTACAAACTTCCTGTCATTTATGGAACTTTTTGTGAAAAAGCTATTAATATTTCTCAATTAAGAGAAAGTACAGGTTTTATTACATTTGATCCAGGATTTAAAAATACAGGAATAACAAAAAGTTCTATTAGTTTTATAGATGGAGAAAAAGGAGAACTTTTCTATAGAGGATATCCTATTGAACAAATTATTAATAAATGTTCATTTATAGAAACAAGTTATCTTATTTTAAATGGAGAACTTCCTAATACTGCACAATTAAAATATTTTTCTGAAAAAATAAAAAAATTTAATTCGATTCATAAAGAAATAAAAAAAATACTTGATAATATTCCAAATTCTTATCATCCAATGGGAATTTTATCTTCTTTAACCTATATTTTAGATGCATTTATAAATTGTTTACGGGAAGAAGATCTATATCTTCATCTGTTAGCTAAATTACCTATATTAGCTGCTTTAACTTACAGAAAAAAAATAGGGTTACCTACTACTTATGCAGATCCTCATCTTGATTATACTTCCAATTTGTTAAAAATGTTTTTTTCTATTCCGAATCAATCTTATGAATTAAATCCGATTATTTCGGATGCTTTGAACAAGATTTTAATATTACATGCAGATCATGAACAAAATTGTTCTACAACTACCGTTCGTTTATTAGGTTCTGCTCATGCTGGATTATTTTCATCTATATCTGCAGGGATGAGTGCTCTTTGGGGAAAATTACATGGGGGGGCGAATCAAGCTGTAATTGAAATGTTAGAAGCTATTTTAAAAAGTGGAGGAAATATAAAAAAGTGGATAGAAAAAGCAAAAAATAAAAAAGACCCATTTCGACTCATGGGATTTGGACATAGAATTTATAAAAATTTTGATCCTAGAGCTAAAATAGCTAAAAAAGTAGCTGAAAATGTAATTCAACAATTAGGTATTTCTGATCCAATATTAGAATTGGCAAAAGATGTTGAAAGAAAAGCTCTTCAGGATTCTTATTTTTTAGAAAAAAAACTTTATCCTAATATTGATTTTTATTCCGGAATTATTTATCAAGCTATAGGGATTCCAAAAGAGATGTTTACTGTTATGTTTGCTTTAGGAAGATTACCAGGTTGGATGGCTCATTGGAAAGAAATGAAATTAAATAAAGATCCCATAGGCAGACCTAGACAAATTTATGTAGGATATAAAAAAAGAAATATAAAAAAAAATTAG